One segment of Setaria viridis chromosome 4, Setaria_viridis_v4.0, whole genome shotgun sequence DNA contains the following:
- the LOC117851756 gene encoding glycerol-3-phosphate acyltransferase RAM2 — protein sequence MASGVGEPPFPAVDKCDASRLGTESTVAADLDGTLLRSRSAFPYYALVAYETGGAPRLALLLLLAPLAAALSRLASSPAAGVRVLVFAATAGARVADVESAARAVLPRFYAADVHPAAWRVFAACGGGRRLVLTATPRVMAEPFLRGCLGADAVAGTELATWRGRATGWVDARWGVLVGERKAQALREMVGHGEMPDVGLGDGKSDYAFMRICKEAYLVPRTPVEAVRADELPKRIVFHDGRLVQRPTPLVALLTLLWLPVGLLLSLVRFAASALLPMRWLHVALHALGVRVVVRGSPPPPPRHGGGATGGVLFACCHRTLLDTIFLSVALGRPVATVTYSISRLSEFLSPIRTVRLTRDRAADAATIRTVLSEGDLAVCPEGTTCREPFLLRFSALFAELTDDIVPVAVECRMSMFHGTTARGWKGMDPFYFSMNPRPVYTVTFLDKLPADLTCGGGKSSHEVANYVQKVIASTLSYQCTGFTRKDKYRELADNDGLVHAR from the exons ATGGCGTCGGGTGTCGGGGAGCCGCCGTTCCCGGCGGTGGACAAGTGCGATGCATCGCGCCTCGGGACGGAGTCCACGGTCGCGGCGGACCTCGACGGCACTCTGCTCCGTTCCCGGAGCGCGTTCCCATACTACGCGCTCGTCGCCTACGAgacgggcggcgcgccgcgccttgcgctgctgctgcttctggcgccgctggcggcggcgctgtcccGCCTGgcgtcgtcgcccgccgcggGGGTGCGGGTGCTGGTGTTCGCGGCCACGGCGGGGGCGCGCGTGGCCGACGTCGAgtccgcggcgcgcgccgtgcTGCCCAGGTTCTACGCCGCCGACGTGCACCCGGCCGCGTGGCGCGTCTTCGCGGCGtgcggcgggggcaggcggCTGGTGCTCACCGCCACGCCGCGGGTCATGGCGGAACCGTTCCTGCGGGGCTGCCTGGGCGCGGACGCCGTCGCCGGCACGGAGCTCGCGACGTGGCGCGGGCGCGCCACTGGGTGGGTCGACGCGCGCTGGGGCGTGCTCGTCGGCGAGAGGAAGGCTCAGGCGCTCAGGGAGATGGTCGGGCACGGTGAGATGCCGGACGTCGGGCTGGGCGATGGGAAGTCGGATTACGCCTTCATGCGCATCTGCAAG GAGGCCTACCTCGTGCCGCGGACGCCGGTGGAGGCCGTGCGCGCTGACGAGCTGCCGAAGCGGATCGTCTTCCACGACGGCCGCCTCGTGCAGCGCCCGACCCCGCTCGTCGCGCTGCTCACCCTGCTGTGGCTCCccgtcggcctcctcctctcgctcgtCCGCTTCGCCGCGTCGGCGCTCCTCCCGATGCGGTGGCTCCACGTCGCCCTCCACGCGCTGGGCGTACGCGTCGTCGTGCgggggtcgccgccgccgccgccgcgccacggTGGCGGCGCGACGGGCGGCGTGCTATTCGCCTGCTGCCACCGCACGCTCCTCGACACGATCTTCCTCTCCGTCGCGCTCGGCCGGCCCGTGGCCACCGTCACCTACTCCATCTCCCGCCTCTCCGAGTTCCTGTCCCCGATCCGCACCGTGCGGCTCACCCgcgaccgcgccgccgacgccgccaccatCAGGACCGTGCTGTCCGAGGGCGACCTCGCCGTCTGCCCCGAGGGGACCACGTGCCGGGAGCCGTTCCTGCTGCGGTTCTCGGCGCTCTTCGCCGAGCTCACCGACGACATCGtgccggtggcggtggagtGCCGGATGAGCATGTTCCACGGCACGACGGCGAGGGGCTGGAAGGGGATGGACCCCTTCTACTTCTCCATGAACCCGAGGCCGGTGTACACGGTCACGTTCCTCGACAAGCTGCCGGCAGACCTCACCTGCGGTGGCGGTAAGTCCAGCCATGAGGTGGCCAACTACGTGCAGAAGGTCATAGCCTCCACGCTCTCGTACCAGTGCACCGGCTTCACCAGGAAGGACAAGTACAGGGAGCTAGCCGACAACGACGGCTTAGTCCATGCCAGGTAA